The Girardinichthys multiradiatus isolate DD_20200921_A chromosome 6, DD_fGirMul_XY1, whole genome shotgun sequence genome window below encodes:
- the LOC124869570 gene encoding phosphoglucomutase-1-like isoform X3, with product MENGPLQVLTVPTAPYPDQRPGTSGLRKKVYVFQSKRNYLHNFIQSIFSSIDLPDRQGATLVVGGDGRFFSRPAIGVIVQMAAANGIGHLIIGQHGMMSTPAVSCVIRKYKAIGGIILTASHNPGGPNGDFGIKFNTANGGPAKEEVTSKIYQISRTIEEFAICPGLRVDLQTLGKQAFDLENKFKPFTVEIVDPVESYANLLRNIFDFAALKELLSGENHVNIRLDAMHGVLGPYVKRILCEELGCPANSAINCVPLEDFGGQPPDPNLMYATDLVDSMRDGQHDFGAAFDGDGDRNMILGKHGFFLTPSDSVAVIADNIFCIPYFQHTGVRGFGRSMPTSTALDRYDYENVDIDAACNMMEDLEILISDKSFVKQRFAVEDKIYQVEKADNFQYTDPVDSTITRNQGLRIIFSDGSRIIYRLGGTGAEGATVRIYIDSYERKLIFEDTQVQLAPLATIALKISQLHHRTGRNGPSLIT from the exons atggaGAACGGGCCTCTGCAAGTTCTGACTGTCCCCACAGCCCCCTATCCCGACCAGAGACCTGGCACCAGCGGCCTTCGGAAGAAGGTTTACGTATTTCAGTCCAAGAGGAACTATCTGCACAACTTCATCCAGAGTATCTTCTCTTCCATTGACCTACCTGACCGTCAGGGTGCAACCCTGGTGGTGGGAGGAGACGGACGCTTCTTCAGCAGACCGGCTATTGGGGTCATTGTTCAGATGGCAGCTGCCAATGGG ATTGGTCATCTCATCATTGGACAACATGGGATGATGTCAACGCCAGCAGTCTCATGTGTGATCAGGAAATACAAAGCCATTGGTGGGATCATCCTCACTGCCAGCCACAACCCTGGTGGACCCAATGGAGACTTTGGCATTAAGTTTAACACAGCTAACGGAG GCCCAGCCAAGGAAGAGGTCACAAGCAAGATCTACCAGATCAGCAGAACCATTGAGGAGTTTGCCATTTGCCCTGGACTGCGTGTGGATCTGCAAACCCTCGGGAAACAGGCGTTTGATCTGGAGAACAAGTTCAAACCCTTCACAG TTGAAATAGTTGACCCTGTGGAGTCTTACGCTAACCTTCTGAGGAACATCTTTGACTTTGCGGCTTTGAAGGAACTTCTGTCTGGCGAGAATCATGTCAACATAAGGCTAGATGCAATGCATGGAG TGCTGGGACCATATGTGAAGAGAATACTGTGTGAGGAGCTGGGTTGCCCGGCTAATTCTGCCATTAACTGTGTCCCGTTGGAAGACTTCGGAGGTCAACCCCCTGATCCTAACCTTATGTATGCTACAGACCTGGTTGACAGCATGAGAGACGGACAACATGACTTTGGAGCAGCATTTGATGGGGATGGG GACCGTAACATGATCCTGGGTAAGCATGGCTTTTTCCTCACCCCGTCTGACTCTGTGGCTGTGATAGCAGACAACATCTTCTGCATCCCGTACTTTCAGCATACAGGCGTTAGAGGCTTTGGCCGCAGCATGCCCACAAGCACAGCGTTGGACAG ATATGACTATGAGAATGTAGATATAGATGCAGCGTGCAACATGATGGAAGATTTGGAAATTTTGATCTCCGACAAGTCCTTTGTGAAGCAGAGATTTGCTGTTGAAGACAAAATCTACCAGGTGGAAAAAGCAGACAACTTTCAGTACACAGACCCCGTGGACAGCACCATAACCAGGAACCAG GGACTGCGGATTATATTCTCTGATGGTTCCAGAATCATCTACAGACTGGGTGGGACAGGTGCTGAGGGAGCCACAGTTAGGATCTACATTGACAGCTATGAAAGAAAACTCATTTTTGAAGACACGCAG GTGCAGCTGGCACCCCTGGCAACTATTGCTCTGAAGATTTCTCAACTTCATCACAGGACGGGTCGAAACGGGCCGTCACTCATTACATGA
- the LOC124869282 gene encoding leptin receptor gene-related protein yields MAGIKALVGLSFSGAIGLTFLLLGCALEQYGVYWPLFVLIFYVLSPIPTFISRRLSDDDSSSNACRELAYFLTTGIVVSSFGLPIVLARNNTIRWGACGLVMTGNAVIFLTILGFFVVFGGGDDFSWEQW; encoded by the exons ATGGCCGGGATTAAAG CACTGGTTGGCCTTTCATTCAGCGGTGCCATTGGACTGACATTTCTGCTGCTGGGCTGCGCACTGGAACAGTACGG GGTATACTGGCCGCTTTTTGTGCTGATTTTCTACGTTTTGAGTCCAATCCCAACCTTCATATCCAGACGCCTCAGTGATGATGACTCCTCCAGCAATGCATGCAGGGAGTTGGCCTACTTTTTAACAACAGGCATTGTGGTGTCATCTTTTGGGCTCCCAATTGTCCTAGCCCGAAATAACACA atcaGGTGGGGTGCCTGTGGCCTGGTGATGACAGGAAACGCTGTCATCTTCCTCACCATCCTTGGCTTCTTTGTCGTCTTCGGAGGTGGGGATGACTTCAGCTGGGAGCAGTGGTAG
- the LOC124869570 gene encoding phosphoglucomutase-1-like isoform X1, with the protein MENGPLQVLTVPTAPYPDQRPGTSGLRKKVYVFQSKRNYLHNFIQSIFSSIDLPDRQGATLVVGGDGRFFSRPAIGVIVQMAAANGIGHLIIGQHGMMSTPAVSCVIRKYKAIGGIILTASHNPGGPNGDFGIKFNTANGGPAKEEVTSKIYQISRTIEEFAICPGLRVDLQTLGKQAFDLENKFKPFTVEIVDPVESYANLLRNIFDFAALKELLSGENHVNIRLDAMHGVLGPYVKRILCEELGCPANSAINCVPLEDFGGQPPDPNLMYATDLVDSMRDGQHDFGAAFDGDGDRNMILGKHGFFLTPSDSVAVIADNIFCIPYFQHTGVRGFGRSMPTSTALDRVAKATKIELHETPTGWRFFGNLMDAGMLSLCGEEGFGTGGDHIREKDGLWAVLAWLSIIATRRQSLEDILKEHWLKYGRNYFTRYDYENVDIDAACNMMEDLEILISDKSFVKQRFAVEDKIYQVEKADNFQYTDPVDSTITRNQGLRIIFSDGSRIIYRLGGTGAEGATVRIYIDSYERKLIFEDTQVQLAPLATIALKISQLHHRTGRNGPSLIT; encoded by the exons atggaGAACGGGCCTCTGCAAGTTCTGACTGTCCCCACAGCCCCCTATCCCGACCAGAGACCTGGCACCAGCGGCCTTCGGAAGAAGGTTTACGTATTTCAGTCCAAGAGGAACTATCTGCACAACTTCATCCAGAGTATCTTCTCTTCCATTGACCTACCTGACCGTCAGGGTGCAACCCTGGTGGTGGGAGGAGACGGACGCTTCTTCAGCAGACCGGCTATTGGGGTCATTGTTCAGATGGCAGCTGCCAATGGG ATTGGTCATCTCATCATTGGACAACATGGGATGATGTCAACGCCAGCAGTCTCATGTGTGATCAGGAAATACAAAGCCATTGGTGGGATCATCCTCACTGCCAGCCACAACCCTGGTGGACCCAATGGAGACTTTGGCATTAAGTTTAACACAGCTAACGGAG GCCCAGCCAAGGAAGAGGTCACAAGCAAGATCTACCAGATCAGCAGAACCATTGAGGAGTTTGCCATTTGCCCTGGACTGCGTGTGGATCTGCAAACCCTCGGGAAACAGGCGTTTGATCTGGAGAACAAGTTCAAACCCTTCACAG TTGAAATAGTTGACCCTGTGGAGTCTTACGCTAACCTTCTGAGGAACATCTTTGACTTTGCGGCTTTGAAGGAACTTCTGTCTGGCGAGAATCATGTCAACATAAGGCTAGATGCAATGCATGGAG TGCTGGGACCATATGTGAAGAGAATACTGTGTGAGGAGCTGGGTTGCCCGGCTAATTCTGCCATTAACTGTGTCCCGTTGGAAGACTTCGGAGGTCAACCCCCTGATCCTAACCTTATGTATGCTACAGACCTGGTTGACAGCATGAGAGACGGACAACATGACTTTGGAGCAGCATTTGATGGGGATGGG GACCGTAACATGATCCTGGGTAAGCATGGCTTTTTCCTCACCCCGTCTGACTCTGTGGCTGTGATAGCAGACAACATCTTCTGCATCCCGTACTTTCAGCATACAGGCGTTAGAGGCTTTGGCCGCAGCATGCCCACAAGCACAGCGTTGGACAG AGTAGCCAAAGCAACAAAAATAGAGCTGCATGAAACTCCTACTGGCTGGAGGTTCTTTGGAAATCTGATGGATGCTGGCATGCTGTCTTTGTGTGGAGAGGAAGGCTTTGGAACAG GTGGGGACCACATTCGTGAGAAGGATGGGCTTTGGGCTGTGCTGGCATGGCTGTCCATCATTGCAACTAGAAGGCAGAGCTTGGAAGATATTCTGAAAGAACACTGGCTAAAATATGGAAGAAATTACTTCACAAG ATATGACTATGAGAATGTAGATATAGATGCAGCGTGCAACATGATGGAAGATTTGGAAATTTTGATCTCCGACAAGTCCTTTGTGAAGCAGAGATTTGCTGTTGAAGACAAAATCTACCAGGTGGAAAAAGCAGACAACTTTCAGTACACAGACCCCGTGGACAGCACCATAACCAGGAACCAG GGACTGCGGATTATATTCTCTGATGGTTCCAGAATCATCTACAGACTGGGTGGGACAGGTGCTGAGGGAGCCACAGTTAGGATCTACATTGACAGCTATGAAAGAAAACTCATTTTTGAAGACACGCAG GTGCAGCTGGCACCCCTGGCAACTATTGCTCTGAAGATTTCTCAACTTCATCACAGGACGGGTCGAAACGGGCCGTCACTCATTACATGA
- the LOC124869570 gene encoding phosphoglucomutase-1-like isoform X2 — protein MENGPLQVLTVPTAPYPDQRPGTSGLRKKVYVFQSKRNYLHNFIQSIFSSIDLPDRQGATLVVGGDGRFFSRPAIGVIVQMAAANGIGHLIIGQHGMMSTPAVSCVIRKYKAIGGIILTASHNPGGPNGDFGIKFNTANGGPAKEEVTSKIYQISRTIEEFAICPGLRVDLQTLGKQAFDLENKFKPFTVEIVDPVESYANLLRNIFDFAALKELLSGENHVNIRLDAMHGVLGPYVKRILCEELGCPANSAINCVPLEDFGGQPPDPNLMYATDLVDSMRDGQHDFGAAFDGDGDRNMILGKHGFFLTPSDSVAVIADNIFCIPYFQHTGVRGFGRSMPTSTALDRVAKATKIELHETPTGWRFFGNLMDAGMLSLCGEEGFGTGGDHIREKDGLWAVLAWLSIIATRRQSLEDILKEHWLKYGRNYFTRYDYENVDIDAACNMMEDLEILISDKSFVKQRFAVEDKIYQVEKADNFQYTDPVDSTITRNQALPVCRDLTV, from the exons atggaGAACGGGCCTCTGCAAGTTCTGACTGTCCCCACAGCCCCCTATCCCGACCAGAGACCTGGCACCAGCGGCCTTCGGAAGAAGGTTTACGTATTTCAGTCCAAGAGGAACTATCTGCACAACTTCATCCAGAGTATCTTCTCTTCCATTGACCTACCTGACCGTCAGGGTGCAACCCTGGTGGTGGGAGGAGACGGACGCTTCTTCAGCAGACCGGCTATTGGGGTCATTGTTCAGATGGCAGCTGCCAATGGG ATTGGTCATCTCATCATTGGACAACATGGGATGATGTCAACGCCAGCAGTCTCATGTGTGATCAGGAAATACAAAGCCATTGGTGGGATCATCCTCACTGCCAGCCACAACCCTGGTGGACCCAATGGAGACTTTGGCATTAAGTTTAACACAGCTAACGGAG GCCCAGCCAAGGAAGAGGTCACAAGCAAGATCTACCAGATCAGCAGAACCATTGAGGAGTTTGCCATTTGCCCTGGACTGCGTGTGGATCTGCAAACCCTCGGGAAACAGGCGTTTGATCTGGAGAACAAGTTCAAACCCTTCACAG TTGAAATAGTTGACCCTGTGGAGTCTTACGCTAACCTTCTGAGGAACATCTTTGACTTTGCGGCTTTGAAGGAACTTCTGTCTGGCGAGAATCATGTCAACATAAGGCTAGATGCAATGCATGGAG TGCTGGGACCATATGTGAAGAGAATACTGTGTGAGGAGCTGGGTTGCCCGGCTAATTCTGCCATTAACTGTGTCCCGTTGGAAGACTTCGGAGGTCAACCCCCTGATCCTAACCTTATGTATGCTACAGACCTGGTTGACAGCATGAGAGACGGACAACATGACTTTGGAGCAGCATTTGATGGGGATGGG GACCGTAACATGATCCTGGGTAAGCATGGCTTTTTCCTCACCCCGTCTGACTCTGTGGCTGTGATAGCAGACAACATCTTCTGCATCCCGTACTTTCAGCATACAGGCGTTAGAGGCTTTGGCCGCAGCATGCCCACAAGCACAGCGTTGGACAG AGTAGCCAAAGCAACAAAAATAGAGCTGCATGAAACTCCTACTGGCTGGAGGTTCTTTGGAAATCTGATGGATGCTGGCATGCTGTCTTTGTGTGGAGAGGAAGGCTTTGGAACAG GTGGGGACCACATTCGTGAGAAGGATGGGCTTTGGGCTGTGCTGGCATGGCTGTCCATCATTGCAACTAGAAGGCAGAGCTTGGAAGATATTCTGAAAGAACACTGGCTAAAATATGGAAGAAATTACTTCACAAG ATATGACTATGAGAATGTAGATATAGATGCAGCGTGCAACATGATGGAAGATTTGGAAATTTTGATCTCCGACAAGTCCTTTGTGAAGCAGAGATTTGCTGTTGAAGACAAAATCTACCAGGTGGAAAAAGCAGACAACTTTCAGTACACAGACCCCGTGGACAGCACCATAACCAGGAACCAG GCTCTCCCAGTGTGTCGGGATCTCACAGTGTAA